One Romboutsia sp. 13368 genomic window carries:
- a CDS encoding ATP-binding cassette domain-containing protein: protein MSVKVGEIYGFIGPNGAGKSTTIKTLLNFIYP, encoded by the coding sequence ATATCTGTTAAGGTCGGTGAAATATATGGATTTATAGGCCCAAATGGAGCAGGTAAATCAACCACTATAAAGACTCTTTTAAATTTTATATATCC